A part of Desulfofundulus salinus genomic DNA contains:
- a CDS encoding sigma-54 interaction domain-containing protein, which translates to MDLLDKDLYILKQFGEPGVLETARKQGSYPGVSRCEEATGTNAINLAAILGRPIQLVGPEHYNAQLQYWTCSATPLFDENGDLLGVVNVAGHYLKVHQHTLGMTIALGKAIEFSWCQNRLRKEKELASKYIESIVDSIFDGLIALNGEGRITVFNRTAGQLLDITPHEALNQLADTVLGYQPIIFKALRSGEAYINRELIFNTRNKRKIVIGNVVPITNNNGVNGVLAVFKGLNHARGFIKNLAGFKAYFTFEDLIGSGPRFTQAVNLARQSSALPSNILILGESGTGKEMFAQAIHNASGASDGPFVGINCAAIPAELIESELFGYEGGAFTGAKREGQPGKFELAAGGTLFLDEVNAMSMAMQAKLLRVLQNRSFTRIGGINEIPLKARIIAASNKDLWEEVRQGNFREDLFYRLNVITVEIPPLRERKEDIEELIRHFCQKHSKRLNFNFTISDRALELLKIYHWPGNVRELENVIERCAVLAYSRSSSCIEEQDVMSYPGIKKTFEITKEPPDRVEIYGNVGNLETLEKQVIEEVLKQTEGNISRAAEKLGITRKTLYRKIKKFGILLPARR; encoded by the coding sequence GTGGACCTGCTGGATAAGGATCTGTACATTCTTAAGCAGTTTGGTGAACCTGGAGTGCTGGAAACGGCGAGAAAACAGGGGTCCTATCCGGGAGTAAGCAGGTGTGAGGAGGCTACTGGTACCAATGCCATTAATTTAGCCGCTATTTTAGGGCGTCCCATACAATTGGTGGGGCCCGAACATTACAACGCCCAGCTTCAATACTGGACCTGTTCGGCCACACCTCTTTTTGATGAAAATGGGGATTTGTTGGGTGTTGTTAACGTAGCCGGGCACTATCTCAAGGTGCACCAACATACTCTGGGAATGACTATTGCTCTTGGGAAAGCAATAGAATTTAGCTGGTGTCAGAATCGCTTGCGTAAAGAAAAGGAACTGGCCAGCAAGTACATTGAAAGCATTGTCGATTCCATTTTTGATGGCTTGATTGCCCTGAACGGTGAAGGACGAATCACCGTTTTTAATCGTACCGCCGGACAACTTTTGGATATAACACCGCATGAAGCTCTAAACCAGTTAGCGGATACGGTATTGGGTTATCAACCAATCATTTTTAAAGCTTTAAGGTCCGGGGAAGCTTATATTAACAGGGAGTTAATTTTTAACACCAGGAATAAACGAAAAATAGTTATTGGCAATGTGGTACCCATTACCAATAATAATGGAGTTAACGGTGTCCTGGCAGTATTTAAAGGGTTGAACCATGCCCGGGGCTTTATAAAAAACCTGGCTGGTTTTAAGGCTTATTTTACCTTCGAGGATCTAATAGGCAGTGGACCGCGTTTCACCCAGGCTGTTAACCTGGCCCGGCAGTCGTCTGCCTTACCTTCCAATATTTTAATCCTGGGGGAAAGCGGTACCGGTAAAGAAATGTTTGCCCAGGCCATTCATAACGCCAGCGGTGCGAGCGACGGTCCTTTTGTGGGTATCAATTGTGCTGCCATTCCCGCGGAATTAATTGAAAGTGAGTTATTTGGTTACGAGGGAGGAGCCTTTACCGGTGCCAAGCGTGAAGGGCAACCGGGTAAATTTGAACTGGCGGCGGGCGGAACTCTTTTTTTGGACGAGGTTAACGCCATGTCAATGGCCATGCAGGCCAAATTATTGCGGGTGCTACAAAACCGTAGCTTTACGAGGATCGGTGGAATTAATGAAATTCCCCTTAAAGCGCGGATCATAGCTGCTTCTAATAAGGACTTGTGGGAGGAAGTACGCCAGGGGAATTTTAGAGAAGATCTTTTTTACCGCTTGAACGTCATTACTGTAGAAATCCCACCGTTAAGGGAGCGCAAGGAAGATATTGAAGAGTTAATCCGTCATTTTTGCCAGAAACATTCCAAACGGCTCAATTTTAACTTTACCATTTCTGACAGGGCTCTGGAATTGCTCAAGATTTATCATTGGCCGGGGAATGTCCGGGAATTGGAAAATGTAATCGAACGCTGCGCCGTACTGGCCTATAGTCGCTCCAGCAGCTGTATCGAGGAGCAGGATGTAATGAGTTATCCCGGCATTAAAAAGACATTTGAGATTACTAAAGAGCCACCGGATAGGGTAGAAATTTATGGCAATGTGGGTAATTTGGAAACACTGGAAAAACAGGTGATTGAGGAGGTTTTAAAACAAACGGAAGGCAACATTTCCAGGGCTGCGGAAAAATTAGGCATAACCAGGAAGACCCTGTACAGGAAAATAAAAAAGTTTGGTATATTGTTACCTGCCAGGAGATAA
- a CDS encoding 50S ribosomal protein L25/general stress protein Ctc → MEASLLAQVRTGRGKGYRHRLAAQGKIPAVVYGKAIGNIPVEVELRALKNILAGEGGRNTLINLKITGEGQERQDKVLIKELQYDSLRGELIHADFQQVSLTEKITTTVPVELEGEPVGVKQGGILQQQLRELEISCLPADIPEAVTMDVSGLEIGDTVHVADLPVPPGVKVLNDSEEVVATVVAPAVERVPGEEEAGEEKEASPGAGEE, encoded by the coding sequence ATGGAAGCCAGTCTGTTAGCGCAAGTCAGAACCGGCCGGGGGAAAGGTTACCGGCACCGGTTGGCAGCACAAGGAAAAATTCCCGCTGTTGTTTACGGCAAGGCTATCGGGAACATTCCGGTGGAGGTAGAGTTACGGGCACTGAAGAACATCCTGGCCGGTGAGGGCGGCCGGAACACTCTAATTAACCTGAAGATCACCGGAGAGGGGCAGGAGCGCCAGGACAAGGTTTTGATTAAAGAACTTCAGTACGATTCCCTGCGCGGCGAGTTGATCCACGCCGACTTCCAGCAGGTCTCCCTCACGGAAAAGATTACCACCACCGTGCCGGTGGAGCTTGAAGGCGAGCCGGTTGGGGTGAAGCAGGGAGGCATTCTACAGCAACAGCTGCGGGAGCTGGAAATCTCCTGCCTGCCCGCGGACATCCCCGAGGCCGTGACTATGGACGTTTCAGGGCTGGAAATAGGGGATACTGTTCACGTGGCGGACCTCCCCGTGCCGCCCGGCGTAAAGGTTCTTAACGATTCCGAAGAAGTGGTGGCTACAGTGGTGGCCCCGGCAGTAGAAAGGGTGCCGGGCGAGGAAGAAGCCGGCGAGGAGAAGGAAGCCTCTCCTGGAGCCGGGGAGGAGTAA
- a CDS encoding PRC-barrel domain-containing protein, with protein sequence MRKSKQFTGMPVISLQEGQQIGVVRGLVVNPEKKAVAALIIEQKGWFKEQKYIPFNRVHSVGENVITVDRSSNAERGAKLPDIVKLVKDRIGIIGTRIVTENGTLLGQVDEYYVDLEAGDIVGLEFSGGFLDSVISGRAFLDTAFVRTIGKEVIVTSNEALANVIKIEGGLAESLRQLQKSTSQAWDTTRQKTRELGEAINRSLERVRGPRDEETTCSCNQHHGPNGEAREQTEQPPQGK encoded by the coding sequence ATGCGCAAGAGCAAACAATTTACTGGCATGCCGGTTATCAGCCTGCAAGAGGGACAGCAAATCGGCGTGGTCCGGGGGCTGGTGGTGAACCCGGAGAAGAAAGCAGTGGCCGCCCTGATCATAGAACAAAAAGGCTGGTTCAAGGAACAAAAGTATATCCCCTTCAACCGGGTGCACAGCGTAGGGGAAAATGTCATTACCGTGGACCGGAGCAGCAATGCCGAAAGAGGCGCCAAACTGCCGGATATTGTGAAACTGGTCAAGGATCGCATTGGGATCATCGGCACCCGCATCGTCACGGAAAACGGCACCCTTTTAGGACAGGTGGACGAATACTATGTGGACCTGGAAGCCGGGGATATTGTGGGCCTGGAGTTTTCCGGCGGATTTCTTGACAGCGTTATTTCCGGCCGGGCCTTTTTGGACACCGCCTTTGTCCGCACCATCGGCAAAGAAGTAATCGTCACCAGCAACGAAGCCCTGGCCAATGTAATCAAAATTGAGGGTGGGCTGGCGGAGTCTCTGCGCCAGCTACAGAAATCAACCAGCCAGGCCTGGGATACCACCCGGCAAAAAACCCGGGAACTGGGAGAAGCAATAAACCGCTCCCTGGAGCGGGTCAGGGGGCCCCGGGATGAGGAAACCACCTGTTCCTGCAACCAGCACCACGGTCCCAACGGCGAGGCCCGCGAGCAGACAGAACAGCCGCCTCAAGGGAAGTAA
- a CDS encoding ribose-phosphate diphosphokinase yields MSSRKELKIFTGNANPQLAEEIAQYLGVSVGAAKVSRFSDGEIQVKINESVRGADVFIIQPTCHPVNEHLMELLVMVDAVRRASARRITAVLPYYGYARQDRKTRARDPITAKLVANLLTASGARRVITMDLHAGQIQGFFDIPVDHLPGVPLLAQYFIQQRLKDVVVVSPDLGGVTRARDLAERIGAPIAIIDKRRPEPNVAEIMNIVGDIEGKKVIMIDDIIDTAGTITQGAVALKKFGAREIYVCCTHPVLSGPAVQRLQEAPIKEVLVTNTIPIPPEKMIDKIKILSVAPLLGEAIIRIHEDLSVSKLFD; encoded by the coding sequence ATGTCATCGCGTAAAGAATTAAAAATCTTTACCGGCAACGCTAACCCCCAGCTGGCCGAAGAAATTGCCCAGTACCTGGGTGTTAGTGTGGGCGCGGCCAAGGTTTCCCGCTTTTCCGACGGGGAGATCCAGGTCAAGATAAATGAAAGCGTGCGGGGGGCCGACGTTTTTATTATCCAGCCCACCTGTCATCCGGTAAACGAGCACTTGATGGAACTGCTGGTAATGGTGGACGCGGTAAGAAGGGCTTCTGCCCGGCGTATTACGGCAGTTTTGCCCTACTATGGCTATGCCCGGCAGGACCGGAAGACCCGGGCCCGGGACCCCATTACAGCCAAACTCGTGGCCAACCTCCTCACTGCCAGCGGTGCCCGGCGGGTAATTACCATGGATCTGCATGCGGGGCAGATCCAGGGTTTCTTTGATATCCCCGTGGATCATCTCCCCGGGGTACCACTCCTGGCCCAGTATTTCATCCAGCAGAGGTTAAAGGACGTGGTGGTTGTCTCACCCGACCTGGGCGGGGTAACTCGGGCCAGGGATCTGGCCGAGCGCATTGGCGCGCCCATTGCCATCATTGACAAAAGGCGGCCCGAACCCAATGTGGCGGAAATTATGAATATTGTGGGTGACATTGAGGGCAAAAAGGTCATCATGATTGATGACATCATTGATACCGCCGGTACCATTACCCAGGGTGCGGTGGCACTGAAGAAATTTGGCGCCCGGGAAATCTACGTCTGCTGCACCCACCCTGTGTTGAGCGGGCCGGCGGTCCAGCGCCTGCAGGAAGCGCCGATCAAGGAGGTGCTGGTGACCAATACCATACCCATACCCCCGGAAAAGATGATTGATAAAATTAAAATTCTCTCGGTGGCTCCCTTGCTGGGCGAGGCCATCATCCGCATTCATGAAGATCTATCGGTAAGCAAGCTTTTCGATTAA
- the glmU gene encoding bifunctional UDP-N-acetylglucosamine diphosphorylase/glucosamine-1-phosphate N-acetyltransferase GlmU yields MSLAAVILAAGKGTRMKSDLPKVMHKVCGRPMIEHVLEAVQGAGAEEIVVVAGFGGDLVARTVQDRAKVVFQHQQLGTAHALLQAAPLLADFPGTILVVCGDTPLVTAGTLARLVAAHAAAGARATVLTACLENPTGYGRVIRDGEGRVQKIVEQRDATPGELAVREINTGIYCFSAPGLFAALSTLRRENSQGEYYLTDIIGHYVQQGEPVAALTVEDAREVEGINDRRQLARAENYLRRQVVEELMLSGVTVMDPASTFIDRDVKIGRDTVIYPFTIIEGDTIIGEHCIIGPGSRLINVQAGNGVVIEHSVIRESKIGDNCTIGPFAYIRPGCVLAPDVKVGDFVELKKTVVGRGSKIPHLSYVGDATVGSGVNIGAGTITCNYDGEKKWPTIIGDGAFIGSNTNLVAPVEVGEKAFIGAGSTITKNVPPGALGIERGCQRNIENWLQKKSKKESCEEK; encoded by the coding sequence ATGTCACTGGCGGCCGTAATTCTGGCGGCAGGTAAGGGTACGCGGATGAAATCCGACCTGCCCAAGGTAATGCATAAGGTTTGTGGCCGGCCCATGATTGAACACGTCCTGGAAGCGGTACAGGGGGCCGGGGCAGAAGAAATCGTAGTGGTAGCCGGCTTTGGCGGCGACCTGGTGGCCCGTACCGTCCAGGACCGGGCAAAGGTGGTCTTCCAGCACCAGCAACTGGGTACGGCCCACGCCCTGCTCCAGGCCGCTCCCCTGCTGGCCGACTTTCCCGGTACCATTCTGGTAGTCTGCGGGGACACTCCGCTGGTAACTGCCGGGACTTTAGCCCGGCTGGTGGCGGCCCATGCCGCCGCGGGAGCCAGAGCCACGGTCCTTACCGCCTGCCTGGAAAATCCCACCGGTTACGGCCGGGTGATCCGGGATGGGGAGGGGCGGGTACAAAAAATTGTGGAACAACGGGATGCCACTCCCGGGGAGCTGGCGGTGAGGGAGATAAATACGGGCATTTATTGTTTTTCCGCGCCCGGGCTCTTTGCCGCCCTGTCCACCCTCAGAAGGGAAAACTCCCAGGGGGAATATTACCTCACTGACATTATTGGCCATTACGTGCAGCAGGGTGAGCCTGTAGCCGCGCTGACGGTGGAGGATGCCCGCGAAGTGGAGGGGATCAACGACCGGCGGCAGCTGGCCCGGGCTGAAAATTACCTGCGCCGGCAGGTAGTGGAAGAGCTGATGCTCTCCGGTGTGACGGTAATGGATCCCGCCTCCACATTTATCGACCGGGATGTAAAGATAGGTCGCGATACGGTGATCTACCCCTTTACGATTATCGAGGGAGATACCATAATCGGTGAGCATTGTATCATCGGCCCGGGAAGCCGGCTGATCAATGTCCAGGCAGGCAACGGCGTGGTTATCGAGCACTCGGTAATCCGGGAAAGTAAAATCGGGGATAATTGTACCATTGGCCCCTTTGCTTATATCCGGCCCGGATGTGTTCTGGCCCCGGATGTTAAGGTGGGGGACTTTGTGGAATTGAAAAAGACGGTGGTGGGGAGGGGAAGTAAGATTCCCCACTTGAGCTACGTGGGCGACGCCACCGTCGGTTCGGGTGTTAATATAGGTGCCGGGACCATTACCTGCAATTATGACGGGGAAAAGAAGTGGCCCACCATTATTGGGGACGGGGCCTTTATCGGGAGCAACACCAATTTGGTGGCACCGGTGGAAGTGGGGGAGAAGGCTTTTATTGGTGCTGGTTCCACCATCACCAAAAATGTGCCCCCGGGGGCTCTGGGTATTGAGCGGGGGTGCCAGCGGAATATAGAAAACTGGCTCCAGAAGAAGTCCAAAAAAGAATCCTGTGAAGAAAAATAA
- the spoVG gene encoding septation regulator SpoVG, whose amino-acid sequence MVVTDVRVRKILPEGKMKAIVSVTLDNMFVIHDVKVVEGNKGLFVAMPSRKTPDGEFRDIAHPINSSARAIIETAVLQAYEQAI is encoded by the coding sequence GTGGTTGTTACGGATGTGCGGGTGCGCAAAATTCTCCCCGAGGGAAAAATGAAGGCCATTGTGTCGGTCACCCTGGACAATATGTTTGTTATCCACGACGTAAAGGTAGTGGAGGGGAACAAGGGCTTATTTGTGGCCATGCCCAGCCGCAAAACCCCTGACGGTGAATTCCGGGATATAGCGCACCCCATCAATTCTTCAGCCAGGGCTATTATTGAAACCGCGGTGTTACAGGCCTATGAACAGGCCATTTAG